ACGGTCACACACGGGTGCAGCCAGGCTCCTGGTCACAGCTGCACATAGGCACCCACAACACTCAGAGCACTTCCACAGCCAGGCACACACTGTCACACAGGCACACAGCCACAGACATGAACTGGCATACATAGACACGCAGAGACTACCCATTCTTCTGCTCCTTGGGCTGGAAAGGGACTCCGGAGGTCATGGTGTCCATCCTCCTGCCTCTGGACATGACCACTTCACTTGGTCCAGACAGAACTGGCTTTTAACCAACCAGTCGCTTCCATCAGAGCATTTAACAGCTCAATGTGCTCCATGCCTccacacataggcacacacacGCTCATAGCCACAGCGACTGTCATGTAAATATGGAAGCAGACACTCTACCTAGTCATGTACATAAATCTCCCTACAGTACGCATAAGCAGCCACAAACACTCAGAAACACACAATGTACATATGTGGACATagccacacatacatatataatcatGCATACATACaagcattcatattttattttaaaattttattttgttacttttgactgtgctgggtcttcactgcagaaCACGGGCTTTTTCGAGTTGTGGCGCATAGACTCGAGAGTGTGttggctcaatagttgtggtgtgtgggctcagctgcCTCACGGGGTGTAGAATCTCAGTTCCTCGACCAGAAATCGCactcataccccctgcattggagggcgaattcttaaccactgaaccaccagagaagtcccatataCAAGCATTCttaacaactatatatatacaatatacaaataGTATAGTTGCAATTCTACACAGTTACAGAATACAGACACGCTAACATAAGTCGGCACAGATATGCCGCGATCAAATCACGCACACTCTGAGAGCAGGCCCTGCTCCCTGAGGAACCCCCACTGAGGCCCGGGCCGCCACTGACAAGGAATGGTGGAGAGAAGGGGGCTGCAGCTGATCACCCAAGCCCCGGTCCTGCTCCTCTTACCCCGTCTGGCCTGCCTGTGTCCTAGCGCTGCTGTCTGCTGTACGGATCAACGGGGATGGCCAGGAGATCCTGTACCTGGCGGAAGGTGACAATGTGAGGCTGGGCTGCCCCTACATCCTGGACCCTGAGGACTATGGTCCTAACGGGCTGGACATCGAGTGGACGCAGGTCAACTCAGACCCCTCACATCGGGAGAATGTGGTAAGTGCTGGGTATGTGATTCCCCTTACTCCACACTTCACAGTATTTACTTGTTGGGCAGCTAGCACACTGCAGGGCAAATAAGAAAACCAAGCCCTTGAACTTTCCCCAAGGCTTCTGAGAGAGTGGGGCAATGGGGAGGAGCTGTGTAATTTCCAATCAAGCCAGTCAGTCAGgccacctcctcccacccctccaaaaGGAAGATGGGCACTGTCCTGGCCTGACCTTATACTTCCAGCTCAGACAGTCTTTGAGTATCATCCAGCTTCTGCGTGTGCCTGTGGCTTTATTCATCtcatcccatttaatcctcacgtGCCCCTGGGAGGTAGCTATTAGGCAAAGAGTGCCTGATTTCAAATGATCTCACACATTCTGTTAAAAGTCAGTGGATCAGGCATTATCATTCCTGTTTTTCATCCAAGAAAGCTGAGTCTCAGGTAAGTTCGGTGAATTGCCCAGACAGCCAATCCACAAGGGCTTCCTTGGCTCTGCCTGTCTCaccatctctgttttcttctcttcacaGTTCCTTAGTTACCAGGACAAGAGGATCAACCATGGCAACCTCCCCCACCTGCAGCAGAGGGTCCGCTTTGCAGCCTCAGACCCCAGCCAGTACGACGCCTCGATCACCCTTTCGAACCTGCAAGTCTCCGACACAGCCACCTATGAGTGCCGGGTGAAGAAGACCACCACGGCCACCCGGAGGGTCATCATCACTGTCCAAGGTATGAGCAGACTCCTCTGGGATCCCCTTCCCCAGACTTCAGAATCAATGGTGGCTTGACCATCCTgagcctggctctgcctcttgGCTGGGCCCTGGCTCACAACTGCCCTCTCCCCTGTAGCACGGCCTGCGGTGCCCTTGTGCTGGTCTGAGGGCCACTTTACACATGGCAATGATGTGGTGCTGAAGTGCTTTGCCAATGGGGGCAGCCCACCTCTCACCTACAAGTGGGCCAAGATCAGCGGGCATACTCACCCCTACCGTGCCGGGTCCTACCATTCTCAACACAGCTTCCACTCTGAGCTCTCCTACCAGGAGTCCTTCCACAGCTCCATCAGTCAAGGTGAGGGGGCCTTGTAAGAGGGGAAGATGGGGACGCTGGGTCCCGCTGGGGCTTCCCTAGGTCCTCAGCAGCACCAACTGTGGGAGACTCCTCCTCTGAGCCTGTTCCAGAAGCTGCtatagagagaggaagagaaggcaaaAGGGGAGAGTCAGTCGAAAGCAGTATGACTAATTTGGAAAGAGCATGGTTTCGGATAGAGCTGGGTTTGCATTCTGGCTGGACCATGACTGGCAGCAAGGCTCAGGCAAGTGGCTTGACCTCTGTGTGCCTTGGTTTCATTCTACAGTACATGAAAAGGGAAATAAGGGCTATCCTCCAAGGGcatgtgagaattaaatgggatGAGGTGTGTAAAGCTGCCGGCACAGAGAGATGCTGACTGGTACTCACAATCAAAGACGATCAGAGCTGGAAGGAACCTTAGAATTCCTCTGGTCTAACCCGCTCCTCACAGTacaaatgaggagactgaggctcagggagggggCATACTTCCCTAAGGTCACAGAGTGAAATCATGGTCTCtttcctgttgctgggaaagggGCCTTCGTTGGCTCTCTTTCAGCAGGGGAAGGTGACTCACCTGGACACAGCGGGGTGGacttgtgtgtgtacacacaccctCCTTCCATGAGCCATCCCGCAGTGGTCTAGGCTAGGGTGAAGCTCTCAAAGACCGGGCCCCTTGGCCTCACCACTGCCCTCTGATGCTCCTTCAGTTTCAGGCCTGAACAACGGTGACCTAGTGTTGAAGGACATCTCCTACAAGGATGATGGGCTGTATCAGTGCACAGTGGCCAACCACGTGGGCTACAGCGTGTGCGTGGTGGAGGTGAAGGTCTCAGGTGGGTGCAGGCAACGGCCCCTCGGCCGGGAGGTTTGGACGGGAGGAACCTGGGCTGTATGTTGGAGTCTCAGCAGGCTCAGCCTTATGGGTCTCATCAGTGCATATAGCTCTGCCAAGGTCAccctgggagccctgggagaAACATGCAAATATGAGGAGTTAACTTGCCTCTCCTCATATATTCCTCACTGTGTGTCCAAGGGCCCTGAGACCCCCTGGGTCCCCTATTCTTTTACACACAGAAGCCCTGTGCTTGCCACTCCGGGTTAGCCAAGCAACTGCCAGGCTGCAGAAAGCCTGACTAGTCTCCTTTTCTCCCCAGACACCCGGCGCATAGGAATCATCATCGGCGCAGTGCTGGGCTCTTTGCTCGCGCTGGGCTGCCTCTTGGTGGGCATCTGGGGGCtcgtctgctgctgctgcggggGCGCCGGGGTCGGCGGCGGCTCCCGCGGTCCCTTCGGCTACGGCGGCGGGGTCGGCGGCGGGGTCGGCGGAGGGGCCTGCGGCGACTTGTCTAATGAGATCAGGTAAAACCTGATGCATGCTGCATGCTGCTGCGCGGCAGGGGACCGGCGCCCTGCTCCCTCTCACCCCTGCCTGCCACCGGCCGGctgggacccccacccccaccctgcctaCCATCGCCACGGAGTGCTGGGACCACAGCATGTCAACCGGCCCCTCATCGCATggcttttctctttccccttcccctgccagtcttctcttctgctttcctGCCCTCCATCTCCCTCGCGTCTTTGCACCTCTCTTGTCTTgtctagactgtaagctcctggagggcagggcctgtattaattttttcacttttcccttgtATCGCGCCGGTGAGAATTCTTGGACATGCTTACTTAAGAAGAGTTCATTAATATTAAGAATAGTGCTAATAACTTATAttaggaacaaactagaaataaaaacagaacaagcCTAGTAGTGCTAATGATTGCAATGCCCTGGGGATggagagaaagatggagaagattAAGAGAGGAGAGGcgagaagagaaggagagagaaggcaagGTCAGGattaaggaaggaaagaaggtcaGGGAAAGCAGCTCCTTCTGGATCTCCAAGGTTCCCTTTCTGTCAGAGCCGGTGGTTCTGCGAAAACCTCACAAGGGGACAGGAGGGCGCCTAGAGGGGGCGGCCTGCCCTGCCGTGGGCTGTCCGGACACGTGTGGACCAGCCCCGTCCGGAGGAGGATGGGGACGGTGGCTCCGGGAGCGCTGCGGGGCCGCGGGTCCAGAAAGGGTCAGAGAGGAGAGTAGGTCGAGGCTGAGGCTGAGAGGCGAGGGGAGGCGGAGGGAGGCGCGGGAGACGAGAGACTGCCAAGAGCCCCCGGCTCTGCCCAGGCCGTGCCCACGCCGCGCCGCGGAGGAGCCCGCTCACCCGCCCGCCTGTTGTTTTCCACAGAGAGGACGCCGTGGCGCCCGGGTGCAAGGCCAGCGGGCGCGGCAGCCGCGTCACCCACCTCCTGGGGTACCCGACGCAGAACGTCAGCCGCTCCCTGCGCCGCAAGTACGCGCCTCCGCCCTGCGGCGGCCCGGAGGGCGTGGCCCtggcgccccgccccgcccccgcggccGCCGCCTGCGAAGCGGGCCCCTCCCCGGTCTACGTCCAGGTCAAGAGCGCCGAGCCCGCCAGCAGCGCCGCCGAGGGGCCGCTGCAGAGCAAGGACGGCCTCGTGGTGTGAGCGCGCGGCGCTGGGCTGCGCCCCGACTGGGAGGGGGGCGCGGGGCTCTCTGCTCGCAGCTGGGGACGCGCTCGGGCCGGCGCCGACCTCGGCTGCTCCCGGCCGCGCGGTGGCTGGGGGCTGAGGACGTTTCCCTCGGGAACTGAGTCGAGCGGCTGAGCCTCCTCCTCTAAACGTGGGAGAGGGcgggagaaggcagagaaaggccATCCGGGGCCTCTCCTCATCCTCGGAGCCCCAGGCTCGTGGAGACGGAGAGAGGAGGAAGTGTCCGAGAGCGCAAGTGGCCGGAGGCCGGTGTCCCCAGCCAAGGCAGAGAGCCCCGggggctgggtgggtggggatCTGGACTGAATTGTGAGTGTGAGATCTGAGCTCCGAGGCGGCAGTGTTagcacaataaagaaaatgtaagattCGAGACTGAGGTGGCTGTGGTTCCACGGAGGTTTGGGCGTGGGGTCAGGGTGGTGGGCCGTGCTCAGGGGTAGGGGAGAGGTCGTTGCTTCCAGTTGTCTAGCATCATTTCCTCAAcatttcccccttcccctccttgatcgggagccagagctggaaggggcTGTCTATTCCTACCTTTCCCTaggcagatggagaaacagactcttCAGGCTCGATTTTCAATCCAGAATCCcgcttttctcttttattccagAAATCAAAAGAGGAAACAAGGAACTGTCAGGCATGACCTCTCTGAGTACTCCCTGACCACTCGCAgcatccttcttccttctcctctcacctaCCAAATCCTGACTCTCTGATCTCTCCCAGATGTATGCCATCCTTCTCAGCAACTAGGAAAGGTTTCAGAGTCCT
This portion of the Cervus canadensis isolate Bull #8, Minnesota chromosome 2, ASM1932006v1, whole genome shotgun sequence genome encodes:
- the VSIG8 gene encoding V-set and immunoglobulin domain-containing protein 8, with amino-acid sequence MGVRGAFHLLLVCLSPALLSAVRINGDGQEILYLAEGDNVRLGCPYILDPEDYGPNGLDIEWTQVNSDPSHRENVFLSYQDKRINHGNLPHLQQRVRFAASDPSQYDASITLSNLQVSDTATYECRVKKTTTATRRVIITVQARPAVPLCWSEGHFTHGNDVVLKCFANGGSPPLTYKWAKISGHTHPYRAGSYHSQHSFHSELSYQESFHSSISQVSGLNNGDLVLKDISYKDDGLYQCTVANHVGYSVCVVEVKVSDTRRIGIIIGAVLGSLLALGCLLVGIWGLVCCCCGGAGVGGGSRGPFGYGGGVGGGVGGGACGDLSNEIREDAVAPGCKASGRGSRVTHLLGYPTQNVSRSLRRKYAPPPCGGPEGVALAPRPAPAAAACEAGPSPVYVQVKSAEPASSAAEGPLQSKDGLVV